A stretch of DNA from Anaerobacillus isosaccharinicus:
GTTTGTGTTTGCACTAGGAGTTAAAATATAAAAAGCATTTTCAAACAAATGAGCTTTCGCAGCATCCACCCCTGTTTTATGGGAACCAGCCATCGGATGCCCACCAATAAAGGTGACCTTTTTCGCTTCTAAGGAAATTGCTTTTTTTACGATTTTTTCTTTTGTACTTCCTACATCAGTAATAATTGCTGATGGTTTTAATTCGCAACCTACTAAAACTTCAATTAACTCCTCGGTCTTTGTTACTGGTGTTGCTAAAATAATTAAATCTGCATTAACAACGCCTTCTTGAATACTATCAACCAACTCGTCGATGACGCCTAATGACTTTGCCATTTTCAGCTGGTCATCTTTAATATCAAATCCATGCACTAGAGTATTGGGATGTTCTTTTTTAATTGCTAGGGCGATAGATCCACCTATTAAACCTAAACCAATTACAAATACTTTCCTACTGCTCAACGTTCTTTCTCCCCCTCTATTCTCACAATAGAATGTAGTGTGTAAAGTTGGTGAAAGAATCGCTGCAAGGGAATTCTCTAATAACATTAAACTCTACATTCTAAACTATTAACTATTAAGAAATTTTTCAAGTTGCTCTATGATTGCTTTATTTTGTTCTGTACTTCCTACCGTTACTCTAATTGAGGTCGGAAATCCTAATGCTTCACCTGAACGAACAATGAAACCTCGTTCTAGTAGATAATTAAACACGTCATTACCAGGCTTTTGTATATCCATTAAAATAAAATTTCCTTGTGAAGGGTAATAGTGTAAATTGTTCTTCTCGCAAAATTGATAAAACTGTTCTAGCCCTTCACGGTTACGTTCTTTACAATACGAAAGAAATTGTTTATCCGTTAAGGCCGCGCTTGCAGCAACTTGAGCTAATACCGAAGTATTAAACGGTTCTCTGGCCGGTTCAATTTTCTGGATAAACTCAGGATTACCAACTCCATAACCAATCCGCAATGAAGCTAGGCCATATGCTTTAGAAAAGGTACGCAATATCATTAAGTTTTCGAATTCTGCAAGTAATGGTGTTGTATCAGGATAATCTTCTGCAACGACATACTCATAGTACGCTTCATCACTAACAACAAGGACATCTTTTGGAACTTTCGCTAAGAAATTCTTAAAGACCTCGCTGCTTACATACGTACCTGAAGGATTATTAGGGTTACACACCCAAACGATGCGTGTGTTCTCATTAATTTGTCCGAGCATTCCATCTAAGTCATGTACTCCATCAATTAAAGAGACTTCTCGAACCTCTGCACCCTCTATTACTGCATTATGCTTATATTGGGGAAACGATGGAACCGCACATACCGTGTTTGTTTCGTTATTTAATAATGCTCGACATAAGATTTGAATGATCTCATCTGAGCCATTTCCGAATATTAATTGCTCTTCACTCACATTTAATAGGTTTGCTACTTCAGTGCGAATTGTTGCTGCATATCCATCAGGATAAATCGCTAAATTATCTAAAGCTTCACTGATCGCCTTTTTCGCTTCATTAGAACAACCAAATGGATTTTCATTTGAAGCAAGCTTAACTACCTCATTTAAACCAAATTGCTTTTTCACTTCTGATATAGGCTTTCCTGGTTTGTATGGAGAAAGCCCAATAAGTTGTTTTTTCACTTTCATCATTTAACACCCCAATCCACTAAAGTTATGTTCTGATATCCATGTTACGATGAAATGAGCGAATAAACAAATGTTTTTATTTCTGAAAGCGCTTTTTCCCTCATTTTATTATCTAACATTTCAGTCTTTTTTGATTCTATCATTTTTATTAGCGCACTACCAACAATTAATCCATCACAATATGGTTTTAACTTAGCTACTTGTTCACTGTTAGAAATTCCAAAACCGACTGCAACTGGAACTTTACTATGTTTTTTTACTTCTTCTAAAAATTGAAAAATCCCTTCATCGATTTCTTTTCGAACTCCTGTTACTCCTAAGGAAGATACGCAATATAAAAAACCTTTCGCTTGTTTAGCAATCATTTCAACGCGTTTTTCTGACGTAGGAGCAACTAAAGAGATAAGAGGTAACCCTTCTTGATCACAGCGCAGGCTTAAATGTCTACTTTCTTCAAAAGGTAAATCAGGGATAAGTATTCCATCTATCTCATTCTCTTTCATCAAAGCAAGGACATTTTCTTCTCCTAATTGCAACACTGGGTTGTAATACGTAAAAATAATAACAGGAATTGTCAAACCACGCCTACGCATCATCGGTACTAAGCTCATGACTTGTTCTAAGTTAACCTTGTATTCTAGCGCTCTAAGGGCTGCTTGTTGAATAACAGGACCGTCTGCTAATGGGTCCGAATAAGGGACACCTAACTCTAAAATATGGGCACCAGCCTCTTCCATTAATAACGCTAACTCAATTGTCAGTTCGGGGGATGGGTCTCCAGCCATAATAAATGGAATAAATAAATGCTCTTTTTTCGTGATAACTGTTTCTAATCTTGTACTAGCCATTGGTTAATCCCCCTATTGTATCAATTAGCGTGTGAACATCTTTATCGCCTCTACCTGATAAGCAAACTAGGATAGATTGTTTGCTGGAAAGTTGTTGTGCCCGCTTAAATGTATGAGCTAATGCGTGCGCACTTTCAATAGCTGGAATTATTCCTTCTAGTCTAGATAATAATTGCAGAGCTTCTAGGGCTTCATCATCAGTTACACTTTCATATTGAACCCTACCTATATCTTTTAAATGAGCGTGCTCAGGGCCAACTCCTGGGTAATCTAAACCTGCGGAAATTGAGTGTGGCTCGATAATTTGTCCGTCTTCTGTTTGTAGTAAATAGGTGAGTGAACCATGAATGACTCCCTTACTTCCTTTCGTTAAGGTGGCGGCATGCAAACTTGTCTCAACACCTTTTCCCGCTGCTTCAACTCCTATTAAAGAAACGGCATCATCTAGAAACGGATAGAAGATTCCCATCGCATTACTTCCACCACCAACACAAGCAATAATTTCATCTGGAAGCTTTCCTTCAAACTGCTCGAATTGTTTTTTTGCTTCATCCCCTATAACTCTTTGAAAATCACGAACCATTTGCGGATATGGATGTGGACCGACAACAGACCCAATTAAATAAAACGTATCGGTAACATGAGTCACCCAATATCTAATTGCTTCATTTGTTGCATCTTTTAACGTCTTGCTTCCACTACTAACTGCAATTACTTCTGCTCCTAATAGCTTCATTCGAAATACATTTAGCGCTTGACGTTCAATGTCCTTCTCACCCATAAAAACTTTGCATTCTAAGCCAAATTTTGCAGCAACTGTTGCCGCTGCAACCCCATGCTGACCTGCGCCAGTTTCAGCAATAATTTTTTTCTTCCCCATTCGTTTTGCAAGTAATGCTTGCCCAATCGCGTTATTTATTTTATGAGCACCTGTATGATTTAAATCTTCACGTTTCAAATAAATTTTAGCTCCGTTAAAATGCTTCGTAACATTTTCTGCTAGTGTTAGTGCTGTTGGTCTTCCTGAGTATTCTTTAAGTTGTTTCATATATTCTAATCTAAACGCATTGTCAGTCATTGCCGCTTGAAATGAGATCTCAAGTTCATTTAAAGCATACATTAACGTTTCTGGAACAAATTTTCCGCCAAATTGTCCAAAGCGTCCGTTCTCATCTGGAAATTGATAGTTCATCTAAATAACCTCGTTTCAAATTGATTTCTTAGTTCTGCTGATTTCTGACCATGTTCTTCAATCCCGCTTGATAAATCAATGCCAATTGGCTCATAATGAAGAAGATTTTCAATCGTATTAACGTTTATCCCACCTGCAATAAAACATGGCACATTTTGTGCAAGCGTTTCTCGTTGATAGGAAGGGATCGCCTTCCAATCGAAGGTAACACCTGTTCCACCTCTAGCGCTAGACACTTTACTGTCTACGACAAACCCATCTACTAGTCCGCTGTATTTTTTCATCATTGCTAAACCAAACTCACTGTGGTGGATTACTTTCCAGACCGGTTTATTTAAATGGTTTTTTAGATTCGTAATAAATTCAGGTGTCTCATCACCATGGCATTGAATAACGTCAAGTGGCACATGCTTGATCACATCTTCAATTTCTAGTAAAGACGCATTTACAAAAACACCGACAAGCTTTTGGGTTACTTTTAGTTTCAAAAGCCAGTTTGCAACTTCTTTTGGGCTTACACAACGCTTACTCTGTGCAAAAACAAACCCCAGATAGTGTGCCTGGCTATTAGAAGTTACAACTATGTCTTCAAAGCTATGATTACCACAATATTTAAGTAAGGCTGTCATGATTTAGTTCTCCAAATAAAGTTTCAATTCCTATTAATGGTGTCCCGGCTCTCATTAACGTCTCTCCAACTAAGATTGCTTTTGCATAACCTTGAAGCTGTGTTAAATCACTCCCGTCCACAATACCGCTCTCACTAATAACAAATTGGTCTTTAGGTAGTTGTCTACTAATTTCAATTGTTTGGTTAAGATCGGTCTCAAACGTTTGCAAATTGCGGTTGTTTATTCCAAGAAGCTGGGGCCGAAGTTTTGAAAATACTTTTTCAACATCAGCATGTGAGTGAACTTCTACAAGACATTCAAGTCCTTTTTCGTATGCTTCTTCATATAATTCATGAATTTGATTTTTTTCTAAAATTGTAGCGATAAGTAAAATAGCATCTGCTCCGATTCGCACACTTTCTTCAATTTGTTTAGAATCAATAATAAAATCTTTCCGAAGAACTGGCAGCCCTACTTGCCTTTTAATCGTTGTTAAATATGAATGATGCCCAAGAAAAAATTGTTCATCTGTTAAGACTGATAGAGCATCTGCTCCTCCTTCTTCATATTGCATAGCTATATTTAAAGGTTCAAAATCTTTTTTTATAATCCCTTTTGACGGTGAGGCTTTTTTCACTTCTGCAATTAACCCTAACTTTCGGTTGGGGTTTTTTAGCCTTTCAAAAAGAGAATACCTAACAACATCAACCTGCTCTTTTAATTGTAAAACTCTAACTTCTTGTTTTTTAACTGCAACAATCCTGTCTAGCATTGCAATTCCTCCTTAGTTGTCTGCAAGAAACGTAATTGTTCTAATCCCTTTCCTGAGGATAGAATTTGTCTTGCTTTTATGACTCCTTCACTTATTGTTTCAACTTCATCAGCAACATAAAGAGCAGCTCCACTATTAAAAATAACAATATTCTCAGCTGTTTTGTTCGCTTTCCCTCTAAAAATATTCTCAATTAATTTGGCGCTTTCTTCTACACTAGTAACTTGAATATTCCTTAATAACCCACGATTAAGCCCTACTTCTTCAGGTGTCAATCGATATTCAATAATTTCGTTTTTTACGAGTTCACAAACATCTGTATAGGTTGAAATTGAGCATTCATCTAGGCCGTCACCACCAGTGACAAACAATGCCCGCTCTGTTCCTAATTCCCTAAGTGTCTCTGCCATTTTTTTCGCATAAATAGGATCAAATACACCAATCACTTGTCGATTTGCTTTAGCTGGATTTACAAGTGGGCCTAACAAATTAAACACTGTTTTAAATCCTAGCTGTCTTCTAACGTCAGCCACATGCTTCATTGACT
This window harbors:
- the hisC gene encoding histidinol-phosphate transaminase; this encodes MKVKKQLIGLSPYKPGKPISEVKKQFGLNEVVKLASNENPFGCSNEAKKAISEALDNLAIYPDGYAATIRTEVANLLNVSEEQLIFGNGSDEIIQILCRALLNNETNTVCAVPSFPQYKHNAVIEGAEVREVSLIDGVHDLDGMLGQINENTRIVWVCNPNNPSGTYVSSEVFKNFLAKVPKDVLVVSDEAYYEYVVAEDYPDTTPLLAEFENLMILRTFSKAYGLASLRIGYGVGNPEFIQKIEPAREPFNTSVLAQVAASAALTDKQFLSYCKERNREGLEQFYQFCEKNNLHYYPSQGNFILMDIQKPGNDVFNYLLERGFIVRSGEALGFPTSIRVTVGSTEQNKAIIEQLEKFLNS
- the trpA gene encoding tryptophan synthase subunit alpha produces the protein MASTRLETVITKKEHLFIPFIMAGDPSPELTIELALLMEEAGAHILELGVPYSDPLADGPVIQQAALRALEYKVNLEQVMSLVPMMRRRGLTIPVIIFTYYNPVLQLGEENVLALMKENEIDGILIPDLPFEESRHLSLRCDQEGLPLISLVAPTSEKRVEMIAKQAKGFLYCVSSLGVTGVRKEIDEGIFQFLEEVKKHSKVPVAVGFGISNSEQVAKLKPYCDGLIVGSALIKMIESKKTEMLDNKMREKALSEIKTFVYSLISS
- the trpB gene encoding tryptophan synthase subunit beta translates to MNYQFPDENGRFGQFGGKFVPETLMYALNELEISFQAAMTDNAFRLEYMKQLKEYSGRPTALTLAENVTKHFNGAKIYLKREDLNHTGAHKINNAIGQALLAKRMGKKKIIAETGAGQHGVAAATVAAKFGLECKVFMGEKDIERQALNVFRMKLLGAEVIAVSSGSKTLKDATNEAIRYWVTHVTDTFYLIGSVVGPHPYPQMVRDFQRVIGDEAKKQFEQFEGKLPDEIIACVGGGSNAMGIFYPFLDDAVSLIGVEAAGKGVETSLHAATLTKGSKGVIHGSLTYLLQTEDGQIIEPHSISAGLDYPGVGPEHAHLKDIGRVQYESVTDDEALEALQLLSRLEGIIPAIESAHALAHTFKRAQQLSSKQSILVCLSGRGDKDVHTLIDTIGGLTNG
- a CDS encoding phosphoribosylanthranilate isomerase, with translation MTALLKYCGNHSFEDIVVTSNSQAHYLGFVFAQSKRCVSPKEVANWLLKLKVTQKLVGVFVNASLLEIEDVIKHVPLDVIQCHGDETPEFITNLKNHLNKPVWKVIHHSEFGLAMMKKYSGLVDGFVVDSKVSSARGGTGVTFDWKAIPSYQRETLAQNVPCFIAGGINVNTIENLLHYEPIGIDLSSGIEEHGQKSAELRNQFETRLFR
- the trpC gene encoding indole-3-glycerol phosphate synthase TrpC, producing MLDRIVAVKKQEVRVLQLKEQVDVVRYSLFERLKNPNRKLGLIAEVKKASPSKGIIKKDFEPLNIAMQYEEGGADALSVLTDEQFFLGHHSYLTTIKRQVGLPVLRKDFIIDSKQIEESVRIGADAILLIATILEKNQIHELYEEAYEKGLECLVEVHSHADVEKVFSKLRPQLLGINNRNLQTFETDLNQTIEISRQLPKDQFVISESGIVDGSDLTQLQGYAKAILVGETLMRAGTPLIGIETLFGELNHDSLT
- the trpD gene encoding anthranilate phosphoribosyltransferase: MFKSLLKKCSEGITLTRVEAKAIMDEMMLGNVDGAQVASLLSMMRVRGETVEEMVGFALSMKEHAVSVDHDEKKLLDTCGTGGDDLGTFNVSTTTAILVSACGVKVAKHGNRAVSSKSGSADVLEKLQISVQSSPTEALAALQTKGLCFLFAPLYHQSMKHVADVRRQLGFKTVFNLLGPLVNPAKANRQVIGVFDPIYAKKMAETLRELGTERALFVTGGDGLDECSISTYTDVCELVKNEIIEYRLTPEEVGLNRGLLRNIQVTSVEESAKLIENIFRGKANKTAENIVIFNSGAALYVADEVETISEGVIKARQILSSGKGLEQLRFLQTTKEELQC